Proteins co-encoded in one Capsicum annuum cultivar UCD-10X-F1 chromosome 9, UCD10Xv1.1, whole genome shotgun sequence genomic window:
- the LOC107841288 gene encoding uncharacterized protein LOC107841288 — protein sequence MGSCNVEMFRQKNEELLPPFSTFYFSCLTEYVACLESVIDALTNKKVTFVVQGYFSPVAIKYASNHQEKLNGLILLNPPLTVKHANLPSSLSVLSNFLLGEIFNQDPLRASDKTLLSYGPYQIKEDVAMVYSRPYLTSGSAGLALNAISKSMKKQLKGYVEETRAILMDNKWSIQPAVCWGQRYRWLSFDGVQDFCKESKHQLVELPMVMTLLHDFFSWK from the exons ATGGGCTCTTGCAATGTTGAAATGTTTCGTCAAAAGAATGAAGAACTTCTCCCTCCTTTTTCAAcattctatttttcatgtctaACAGAATATGTGGCATGCTTGGAATCTGTGATCGATGCTCTTACCAATAAAAAGGTTACTTTTGTAGTGCA GGGATACTTCTCACCAGTTGCAATCAAATATGCTAGCAACCACCAGGAAAAGCTAAACGGTCTTATACTTCTAAATCCTCCG CTAACtgtaaaacatgccaatctgcCGTCAAGCTTATCTGTTCTGAGTAACTTCTTGTTGGGCGAAATCTT CAATCAGGACCCTCTTAGAGCCAGTGATAAAACATTGCTGAGTTATGGTCCATACCAAATCAAAGAAGATGTGGCAATGGTTTACAGTAGGCCTTATCTCACATCTGGTTCTGCAGGGTTGGCATTAAATGCGATAAGCAAGTCAATGAAAAAACAACTTAAG GGCTATGTTGAGGAGACGAGAGCAATACTTATGGACAATAAATGGTCAATCCAGCCAGCAGTTTGCTGGGGACAAAGATACCGCTGGTTAAGCTTTGATGGTGTTCAAGATTTCTGCAAGGAATCAAAGCATCAACTAGTTGAACTTCCTATGGTAATGACACTATTGCATGACTTTTTTTCTTGGAAATAG